A stretch of the Candidatus Jettenia sp. AMX2 genome encodes the following:
- a CDS encoding c-type cytochrome, whose translation MMGYFSRRKKILARLIIVSSIGMSGIWTVSPIVSGLDVPPNPREMEFLLTPKKTFEYYCSPCHGAQGKGDGTFFTIDLKPKPRNLADADYTAKRTDDELMKAISGGSRAVDKSNLCPPWGGTLSEKKIKELVAYIRSFSQQEAEKPVTVAKEHVTEAAQNNVLKTSIRWFFLLVVAFGLVAGAASELKKLRNEKK comes from the coding sequence ATGATGGGATATTTTTCACGCAGGAAAAAGATTCTAGCAAGATTAATAATTGTAAGCTCTATTGGAATGTCGGGAATTTGGACTGTTTCACCAATTGTAAGTGGCCTTGATGTTCCTCCTAATCCTAGAGAGATGGAATTTCTCTTGACACCCAAGAAGACCTTTGAATATTATTGCTCACCCTGTCATGGGGCGCAGGGTAAAGGTGACGGAACATTTTTTACCATTGATTTAAAACCTAAACCCCGAAATTTAGCCGATGCGGACTATACGGCTAAAAGGACAGACGATGAACTGATGAAAGCTATTTCCGGAGGTTCCCGGGCTGTTGATAAATCAAATCTTTGTCCACCATGGGGTGGCACTTTATCAGAAAAAAAGATTAAGGAATTAGTAGCATATATCAGGAGTTTTTCACAACAGGAAGCTGAAAAACCTGTTACCGTAGCAAAAGAGCATGTGACAGAAGCAGCTCAAAATAATGTATTGAAAACATCGATACGGTGGTTCTTTCTCCTTGTAGTTGCCTTTGGGTTGGTAGCAGGTGCCGCCAGTGAGTTAAAGAAACTCAGGAATGAAAAGAAATAA
- a CDS encoding universal stress protein: MYKKIFVAIDNSPYSNYCIDLGIKISQKFGSHLLGCHVYDATLHQRRFRDMEKGLPPQYQDEKVLQRQRDLHTSLINMGLRLISESYLNVFEEKCNHARVSHEELLLEGKNYYEIIKEVQRGGYDLVILGALGLAAVNDHVIGSVCERVVKSIKTDVLVVKNERMDGKVVLAADGSVPSVSGVAPAVALARAFNLSLNAVSVFDPHYHRVAFESIAKVLSKEAGQIFRFKDQETLHEEIIDKGLAKIYQNHLDQVCCMVKDSGLEVNTTLMDGKPYDQILKYLYKESPSLLVLGRTGIHNTHGLDLGSTTVNLLRLAPCNILITKGNTEVKTGSSLFFSEVGKSTNKETQSKRTGKESNLRLSELLTWTEEAQQQTERIPSFIRGVVRKKIEEYAVGKGYQEITTEVVNEAKAGLVADDSSHHRV; encoded by the coding sequence ATGTATAAGAAAATATTTGTTGCAATTGATAATTCACCTTATTCGAATTACTGCATTGATTTAGGGATTAAAATTTCTCAGAAATTCGGTTCCCACCTTCTAGGGTGTCATGTCTACGATGCTACCTTGCATCAAAGGCGTTTCCGGGATATGGAAAAAGGTTTGCCGCCTCAATATCAGGACGAAAAGGTTCTCCAAAGGCAGCGTGACCTCCATACCTCTCTCATTAATATGGGACTTCGTTTAATCTCGGAATCTTATTTGAATGTATTTGAAGAGAAATGCAATCATGCCCGTGTATCACATGAAGAACTCTTATTAGAAGGTAAAAATTATTATGAAATTATCAAAGAGGTACAGCGGGGAGGCTATGATCTGGTAATACTTGGTGCACTCGGTTTGGCTGCTGTGAATGATCATGTAATAGGTAGCGTATGTGAAAGGGTTGTAAAAAGTATAAAAACCGATGTCTTGGTAGTAAAAAATGAACGGATGGATGGGAAAGTGGTGCTTGCTGCAGATGGAAGTGTACCGTCTGTTTCCGGCGTTGCACCTGCAGTTGCTTTGGCACGGGCATTTAACCTTTCACTCAACGCTGTTTCAGTTTTTGATCCACACTATCATCGGGTTGCATTTGAAAGTATTGCAAAGGTGCTTTCAAAGGAAGCAGGACAGATATTCAGATTCAAGGATCAGGAGACCCTTCATGAAGAGATTATTGATAAAGGATTAGCAAAAATCTATCAGAATCATCTTGATCAGGTGTGTTGTATGGTGAAGGATAGTGGCCTTGAGGTTAATACGACACTGATGGATGGTAAACCATATGATCAGATACTGAAATATCTTTATAAAGAATCTCCGTCTCTTCTGGTTTTAGGGCGTACCGGTATACATAATACTCATGGATTAGACCTTGGAAGCACAACGGTAAACCTGCTCAGGCTTGCTCCCTGTAATATTCTCATTACAAAAGGAAATACAGAGGTAAAAACCGGATCATCTCTGTTCTTTTCAGAAGTTGGTAAATCAACCAATAAAGAAACGCAAAGCAAAAGGACTGGCAAGGAATCAAATCTAAGACTATCAGAATTACTGACGTGGACCGAAGAAGCACAGCAACAAACAGAACGTATTCCTTCTTTTATCAGAGGTGTAGTCAGAAAAAAAATTGAAGAGTATGCCGTCGGTAAAGGTTATCAGGAAATAACTACTGAAGTTGTAAACGAGGCAAAAGCGGGTCTTGTGGCTGATGATTCTTCTCATCATAGGGTTTGA
- a CDS encoding molecular chaperone TorD family protein, translating to MVVNKVSDPSLSGELELENLLTRSTMYQLLSTCFLHPEEKNLSVFNSADFDDYQKKLGMCYEKEGVAVELQNCLGELVLQYKGTALDVLKSDYLRIVGHTIAKECPLYETQYGAAHVYQQTHELADIQGFYKAFGLEMSDVERERCDHISVELEFMHYLLYKQAYAAENHGEEKVQVCVDAQKKFLKEHVGKWVPLFTVLFAKKAGEGFFYALAALTKEFIRLEMKLMDVTTEMYKESDMNQEAVAGAPDECLSCASSEDVNGG from the coding sequence ATGGTTGTTAACAAAGTTAGTGACCCCAGTCTTTCCGGGGAACTTGAATTAGAAAATCTGCTCACACGCAGCACAATGTATCAGTTACTTTCTACCTGTTTTCTGCATCCTGAGGAGAAGAATCTTTCAGTTTTCAATAGTGCTGATTTTGATGATTATCAGAAAAAACTGGGAATGTGTTATGAGAAGGAAGGTGTTGCTGTTGAATTGCAGAATTGTTTGGGCGAACTCGTATTACAATACAAAGGGACAGCACTTGATGTGCTCAAGAGCGATTACCTGCGAATCGTTGGTCATACAATCGCTAAAGAGTGCCCATTATACGAGACACAATACGGGGCTGCTCATGTGTATCAGCAAACACATGAATTAGCAGATATTCAGGGTTTCTACAAGGCATTTGGACTCGAAATGTCTGATGTCGAAAGAGAACGGTGTGACCACATCAGCGTTGAGCTTGAGTTTATGCACTATTTATTATATAAACAGGCGTATGCAGCAGAGAACCATGGAGAGGAAAAAGTACAAGTTTGCGTGGATGCACAAAAGAAGTTTTTGAAGGAACATGTAGGAAAGTGGGTGCCTCTTTTTACGGTCTTGTTTGCCAAAAAGGCAGGAGAGGGATTCTTTTACGCATTGGCAGCTTTAACAAAGGAGTTTATCAGGCTGGAAATGAAGCTGATGGATGTCACCACTGAGATGTATAAAGAATCAGACATGAATCAGGAAGCTGTTGCAGGGGCACCCGATGAATGTTTGTCATGTGCTTCTTCAGAAGACGTTAATGGAGGTTAA
- a CDS encoding ethylbenzene dehydrogenase-related protein yields MKKGYQLLKRYGITFLSCALLSVAATVYAEETAPGVKGMSEEEFTPAEEVLTVKYVLVDKPYHMDVESLHGYFSDAQPVDVQLQIQDKAFPNGGGSVSSANVKAIHDGMQIYFQVTWNDPTKNAKAIAIQEFRDAVALMFPLGAVEITPADHFSPRMGDREKPVNLWHWKADWEADLLAKGELEDVEVQYPNMHDDFNFNPYSAYYHRDLITSIAVLSGGRAAHNLFSQPGRGRTVEDLNAEGFGTLTSQEHQDVNGCSRYKDGVWTVIFYRPLITNDPHDVQFIPGGKTFFNMAVWNGGEADRNGQKNISIQWHPAILEKVAWQ; encoded by the coding sequence ATGAAAAAAGGTTATCAGCTATTAAAAAGATACGGTATAACCTTCCTAAGCTGTGCTTTGCTTAGCGTTGCCGCTACTGTGTATGCCGAAGAGACAGCACCAGGGGTTAAGGGGATGAGTGAAGAGGAGTTTACTCCAGCGGAGGAAGTATTAACGGTAAAATATGTACTAGTGGATAAGCCGTACCATATGGATGTCGAATCACTTCATGGTTATTTTAGTGATGCCCAGCCGGTAGATGTGCAATTACAAATACAGGATAAGGCATTTCCGAACGGAGGAGGTTCGGTCAGTAGCGCAAATGTGAAAGCAATTCATGACGGGATGCAAATCTATTTTCAGGTTACCTGGAATGACCCGACAAAAAATGCAAAGGCAATCGCTATCCAGGAATTCAGGGATGCAGTTGCTTTAATGTTCCCTTTAGGCGCTGTGGAAATCACGCCTGCAGATCATTTTAGTCCAAGGATGGGTGATAGGGAAAAACCTGTGAATTTATGGCATTGGAAGGCGGATTGGGAAGCGGATTTGTTGGCAAAAGGTGAGCTGGAGGATGTAGAGGTACAATATCCAAATATGCATGATGACTTTAATTTTAATCCGTATAGTGCCTATTATCATAGAGATTTGATTACGAGCATTGCGGTATTGTCTGGAGGAAGGGCTGCCCATAATCTGTTTTCGCAACCTGGGCGCGGAAGAACGGTTGAGGATTTAAATGCTGAGGGTTTTGGTACGCTTACCTCTCAGGAACATCAGGATGTAAACGGTTGCAGCAGATATAAAGATGGCGTATGGACTGTGATTTTCTACCGTCCTCTGATAACAAATGATCCCCATGATGTGCAATTCATCCCTGGTGGAAAGACATTTTTTAATATGGCGGTATGGAATGGCGGAGAAGCGGACAGGAACGGTCAGAAAAATATATCGATACAATGGCATCCTGCAATTCTGGAAAAAGTTGCGTGGCAATAA
- a CDS encoding 4Fe-4S dicluster domain-containing protein, whose translation MTLVHNWHIGRRMEYPYFESRPKRQFAAVFNINRCIACQTCTMACKSAWTYNKGQEFMWWNNVETKPYGGYPQSWDVKTLKLIESDENTWYTDEKDEKLSPYGVYEGDTIFEAASKKNINQWAVGYIPEDKEWRAPNFGEDVAVSNKPDEFSSLPEHSRWFFYIQRLCNHCTYPGCLAACPRKAIYKRKEDGIVLIDQKRCRGYRKCVEQCPYKKPMYRGLTRVSEKCIACYPRVEGKDPLTQGRPMETRCMAACVGQIRLQGFLDDNPKNPVTWLIKQEKIALPLYPQFGTEPNIYYIPPRWAPRSYLRQMFGPGVDEAIDKFMVPSRELLAVMSLFRMTQSIVFEYKIEEGPKVFETVIHGKKFEMFNDTVIGYGEDGKEIIRTTIEEPIHIRDPKHYNSI comes from the coding sequence ATGACACTCGTGCATAACTGGCATATAGGGAGACGTATGGAATATCCCTATTTTGAATCCAGACCAAAACGTCAGTTTGCTGCAGTATTTAATATTAACAGATGTATAGCCTGTCAGACATGTACTATGGCCTGTAAAAGTGCCTGGACGTATAACAAGGGACAGGAGTTCATGTGGTGGAACAATGTGGAGACAAAGCCTTACGGCGGATATCCGCAATCATGGGATGTCAAAACATTAAAATTAATTGAGAGTGATGAAAATACTTGGTATACAGACGAGAAAGATGAAAAATTATCACCTTACGGTGTCTACGAGGGTGATACTATATTTGAGGCAGCATCAAAAAAGAATATTAATCAGTGGGCTGTCGGATACATTCCGGAGGATAAGGAATGGAGGGCGCCAAACTTTGGAGAAGATGTGGCGGTAAGTAATAAACCTGATGAATTCTCATCGCTGCCGGAACACAGTCGCTGGTTTTTTTATATACAGAGGCTATGTAATCATTGTACCTATCCGGGATGTCTGGCTGCATGCCCGAGAAAGGCTATTTATAAGAGAAAAGAAGATGGGATTGTTCTAATTGACCAGAAGAGATGCAGGGGATACCGGAAGTGTGTAGAGCAATGTCCTTATAAAAAGCCGATGTACAGAGGACTGACAAGGGTAAGTGAGAAGTGCATTGCGTGTTACCCAAGGGTCGAAGGGAAAGACCCGTTGACACAGGGACGTCCTATGGAAACACGGTGTATGGCAGCCTGTGTAGGGCAGATCCGGCTGCAGGGGTTTTTGGATGATAATCCGAAGAACCCTGTTACGTGGCTAATCAAACAAGAGAAAATTGCATTGCCGCTTTATCCGCAGTTTGGAACAGAGCCGAATATCTACTATATACCGCCAAGGTGGGCGCCAAGATCATATCTGCGACAGATGTTTGGTCCCGGAGTTGATGAGGCTATTGATAAGTTTATGGTACCCTCCAGGGAGCTTCTTGCTGTCATGTCTTTGTTCCGGATGACGCAAAGCATCGTCTTTGAGTATAAGATTGAAGAAGGACCGAAGGTGTTTGAGACAGTTATCCATGGGAAAAAATTTGAAATGTTTAATGATACCGTAATTGGATATGGAGAGGATGGGAAAGAAATCATAAGAACAACGATAGAGGAACCTATTCATATCAGAGATCCGAAACATTACAATTCAATTTAG
- a CDS encoding c-type cytochrome, with amino-acid sequence MRRKSKVCLPRYKMTILIAGVCLSLTTFLNVSFGQERKIEPLYLELNKKYQMPEEWTMLPIDLEDPYKRIKNGPPLANVVKKAKIEWISRWIANPKKVVPNAKMPNLGLTFDEIKAILVYLGSISDWETPQVVWDAFLLKDEDDLDDDEYDEMEKIYNTGKGVWGRARCTICHPIKGIGGNVGVGPDLGEITTKTGRNWLHYWIKDPKDYFSDTMMARFRFSDSEIRALVEFIMRDTQFKPEDEDEDEGDGVGKQVESGEQVLKEKEYAGIKNDEALIEKGKRLVEKARCFVCHDVKGITELMPVVEGKREGLAGFDKLLYEINCLVCHRIQNKGGTYAPNLTFVGSKINMKWEKEFLQSPDIIRPFSQQMPKFNLTEEDANIATEFMDKYLLRKVPLQAIFEDGVPSQEIIASGEKLFYEKGCNTCHAEGAKGGGVVGPNLEKVGDRLQPAYIQYHLRNPQLANPQAVEPNFSLSDDELKMLVGFLMDHVQKKEGK; translated from the coding sequence ATGAGAAGAAAATCAAAGGTCTGCTTGCCTCGATACAAGATGACGATTTTAATTGCCGGAGTTTGCCTGTCGCTGACAACGTTTCTGAATGTTTCCTTCGGACAGGAAAGAAAGATTGAGCCGTTGTATCTGGAATTGAATAAAAAATACCAGATGCCGGAAGAATGGACAATGCTCCCCATTGACCTGGAAGACCCTTATAAAAGAATCAAAAACGGACCTCCGCTTGCCAATGTTGTTAAGAAAGCAAAGATTGAGTGGATTTCCCGTTGGATTGCAAATCCGAAAAAGGTAGTGCCAAATGCAAAGATGCCAAATCTCGGTCTAACATTTGACGAGATTAAAGCCATTTTGGTATATTTGGGGAGTATTTCAGACTGGGAAACACCGCAGGTTGTGTGGGATGCCTTTTTGCTGAAGGACGAGGATGACTTGGACGATGACGAATATGACGAGATGGAAAAAATTTATAACACCGGTAAGGGAGTCTGGGGGCGGGCACGTTGCACGATTTGTCACCCCATCAAAGGTATTGGCGGAAATGTAGGAGTCGGTCCGGATTTGGGGGAGATTACTACAAAAACAGGAAGGAACTGGTTACATTACTGGATTAAGGATCCAAAGGATTATTTTTCAGATACGATGATGGCACGGTTTCGTTTCTCTGACAGCGAGATTCGCGCATTGGTGGAATTTATCATGCGTGACACTCAGTTTAAGCCTGAAGATGAAGATGAAGATGAGGGTGATGGTGTCGGAAAACAGGTTGAATCCGGCGAACAGGTATTAAAAGAGAAAGAGTATGCCGGCATAAAGAATGATGAAGCACTCATCGAAAAAGGAAAAAGACTAGTAGAAAAGGCAAGGTGTTTTGTTTGTCACGATGTGAAAGGTATTACAGAACTCATGCCTGTAGTTGAAGGAAAACGCGAGGGACTGGCAGGGTTTGATAAGCTTCTTTATGAAATAAACTGTCTGGTTTGTCACCGTATCCAGAATAAGGGGGGTACTTATGCACCAAATCTGACATTTGTGGGAAGTAAGATTAATATGAAGTGGGAAAAAGAGTTTTTACAATCCCCTGATATTATTCGGCCGTTTAGTCAGCAGATGCCGAAATTCAATCTAACAGAAGAAGATGCAAATATAGCAACAGAGTTTATGGACAAATATCTTTTAAGGAAAGTACCATTGCAGGCTATTTTTGAGGACGGCGTTCCTTCTCAGGAAATTATAGCATCAGGCGAAAAACTTTTTTATGAAAAGGGATGTAATACCTGCCATGCGGAGGGAGCTAAAGGCGGTGGTGTTGTTGGCCCTAATCTTGAAAAAGTAGGAGACCGCTTACAACCGGCGTACATCCAGTATCATTTAAGAAATCCGCAGCTGGCAAACCCTCAGGCTGTTGAGCCCAACTTTAGCTTGTCAGATGATGAATTAAAGATGCTGGTAGGGTTTTTGATGGACCATGTGCAGAAGAAAGAGGGAAAATAA